From Amycolatopsis sp. YIM 10, the proteins below share one genomic window:
- the rlmN gene encoding 23S rRNA (adenine(2503)-C(2))-methyltransferase RlmN: MTALPLVFDAPKRGLPPRHLADLSAEERAAAVAELGEKPFRAKQLSNHYFSRLTVDPEQMTDIPAASRKRLVDELMPPLLTEIRALACDDGSTRKTLWRAHDGTLVESVLMRYPDRATLCISSQAGCGMACPFCATGQGGLDRNLSTAEIVDQVRSAAAVMRDGEMAGGPGRLSNIVFMGMGEPLANYKRVVAAVRRITDPSPAGLGIGQRSVTVSTVGLAPAIRKLADEKMQVRLAVSLHTPDDELRDTLVPVNNRWSVDEVLEAARYYADTSGRRVSIEYALIRDINDQPWRAELLAKRLKKHLGQLVHVNVIPLNPTPGSKWDASPKPVEREFVRLVNAGGVACTVRDTRGQEIAAACGQLAAEG; encoded by the coding sequence ATGACTGCCCTCCCCCTTGTTTTCGACGCGCCCAAGCGCGGGCTGCCGCCTCGGCACCTCGCGGACCTGTCCGCCGAGGAGCGCGCCGCCGCCGTCGCCGAGCTGGGCGAGAAGCCCTTCCGCGCGAAGCAGCTGTCGAACCACTACTTCTCGCGGCTCACGGTCGATCCCGAGCAGATGACCGACATCCCGGCCGCGTCGCGGAAGCGGCTGGTCGACGAGCTGATGCCGCCGCTGCTCACCGAGATCCGGGCGCTGGCCTGCGACGACGGCAGCACGCGCAAGACGCTGTGGCGCGCGCACGACGGGACGCTGGTGGAGAGCGTGCTGATGCGTTACCCCGACCGGGCGACGCTGTGCATCTCGAGCCAGGCCGGCTGCGGCATGGCGTGCCCGTTCTGCGCGACCGGGCAGGGTGGTCTCGACCGCAACCTGTCGACCGCGGAGATCGTGGACCAGGTGCGCTCGGCCGCCGCCGTCATGCGCGACGGCGAGATGGCCGGCGGTCCGGGGCGCCTGTCGAACATCGTCTTCATGGGCATGGGTGAGCCGCTGGCGAACTACAAGCGGGTGGTGGCGGCGGTGCGGCGGATCACCGATCCGTCGCCGGCCGGGCTGGGGATCGGTCAGCGTTCGGTGACGGTGTCGACGGTGGGCCTGGCGCCGGCGATCCGGAAGCTGGCGGACGAGAAGATGCAGGTGCGGTTGGCGGTGTCGCTGCACACGCCGGACGATGAGCTGCGGGACACGCTGGTGCCGGTGAACAACCGGTGGTCGGTGGACGAGGTGCTGGAGGCGGCGCGGTACTACGCGGACACTTCGGGTCGCCGGGTGTCGATCGAGTACGCGTTGATCCGGGACATCAATGACCAGCCGTGGCGTGCCGAGTTGCTGGCGAAGCGGTTGAAGAAGCACCTGGGTCAGTTGGTGCACGTGAACGTGATTCCGCTGAACCCGACGCCGGGCAGTAAGTGGGATGCCTCGCCGAAGCCGGTGGAGCGGGAGTTCGTGCGCCTGGTCAATGCCGGCGGGGTGGCGTGCACGGTGCGGGACACTCGCGGCCAGGAGATCGCGGCGGCTTGCGGTCAGCTCGCCGCCGAAGGCTGA
- a CDS encoding LuxR family transcriptional regulator, whose product MALVERDWALDALQELLSGCDRGRGTLVLVSGGVASGKTELLDAFADHATAAGAMVLTATGSPPEQNLQAGVIDQLVRSAPLSDETVERVLRPVTVDSAAPGPDSDPVTIAPAYIVAAQAVCDMLRSLAKAHSVVIQIDDLQFVDTASLQILLYLQRRIRSTRIMMVFAERQPHPRAPARFHAELTRIRHRQLHLPLLTLDGVTQLVAQYLEAATAARLGPELYRLSGGNPMLVKAMLTERRPGQPVSDNEFSQAVLSCLPQWEPRWREIAAGVALLGERTSPALLKTLLDTTAESVAQVLETLRANGLLGSTTFRHPMAVTAVLNSVAPDTRARLHLSAAELLHKQGVSATEVARHLLAADTAEEVWTTNVLRQAATEALAADQAELAVRCLRLALHACPDDKTRTEIRQVLAKVEWRANPSVAAMHLAPLHTALREGKVTGRDAVAIVRQLLWQGDPGAEAATIEVLNDIDGSADSELAAELRLAYEWVYGSSRRLPIAGDRGPGQWVRDLNAVAGDLWTRARVTLNTALTHDSEHVVPSAEQLLQSCPLSDSTLEVAACALLALVYAGRPDRAAVWCGQFAREAAQRDANTWQAVLGSIRAEITLRQGDPAGAAKQARSALGRLPVQSWGVVIGLPLSTLMLAETVIGESGEADSPAKVVVPDNMFDTVFGLRYLHARGRHHLAGGRLLAAANDFQACGSLTKEWNLDLPALIPWRSGLAEAHLRTGRRRTAKDLVTSQLQRPGADTARIQGVSLRVLAAGSELAHRPKLLHKAVESLQESGDRLELARALVDLGSAYEEFGERRRAKSFTRRALREARASNAEEFIKQESAAVVDDTLPEPPANGHAPTLSDAERRVAELAARGHTNREISSQLHITVSTVEQHLTRIYRKLGVSGRNHLQNSRGADVR is encoded by the coding sequence ATGGCGCTTGTCGAACGCGACTGGGCACTCGATGCTCTGCAGGAACTACTTTCCGGATGCGACCGGGGGCGCGGGACCCTGGTGCTGGTCAGTGGCGGCGTGGCCAGCGGGAAAACCGAACTACTCGACGCGTTCGCCGACCACGCCACGGCGGCCGGCGCGATGGTGCTGACCGCGACCGGCTCCCCGCCGGAGCAGAACCTCCAGGCCGGCGTGATAGACCAATTGGTTCGGAGCGCGCCGCTGTCCGACGAAACGGTCGAGCGAGTGCTGAGACCGGTCACCGTGGACTCCGCGGCACCCGGCCCGGATTCGGATCCGGTGACAATTGCACCCGCCTACATCGTCGCCGCGCAGGCCGTTTGCGACATGCTCCGGTCGCTGGCCAAAGCGCACTCGGTGGTAATCCAGATCGATGACCTGCAATTTGTGGACACCGCGTCGCTGCAGATCCTGCTCTACCTCCAGCGGCGCATCCGGTCGACCCGCATCATGATGGTTTTCGCCGAGCGGCAACCGCACCCGCGAGCCCCCGCGCGATTTCACGCCGAACTCACTCGCATCCGGCACCGGCAGCTGCACCTGCCGCTGCTCACCCTCGACGGCGTGACGCAGTTGGTGGCGCAGTACCTGGAAGCCGCCACGGCCGCCAGGCTCGGGCCGGAGCTGTACCGCCTCAGCGGCGGGAATCCCATGCTGGTCAAGGCGATGCTCACCGAACGCAGGCCGGGGCAGCCGGTCTCGGACAACGAGTTCAGCCAGGCCGTGCTGTCCTGCCTGCCGCAGTGGGAACCGCGGTGGCGCGAGATCGCCGCCGGGGTGGCCCTGCTCGGCGAGCGCACCTCCCCCGCCCTGCTCAAGACCCTGTTGGACACCACCGCCGAATCCGTGGCGCAGGTGCTGGAAACCCTGCGCGCGAACGGATTGCTCGGCAGCACCACCTTCCGCCACCCGATGGCCGTGACCGCGGTGCTGAACAGCGTGGCCCCGGACACCCGCGCCCGGTTGCACCTGAGCGCCGCCGAACTGCTGCACAAGCAGGGCGTTTCCGCCACCGAGGTGGCGCGACACCTGCTGGCGGCGGACACCGCCGAAGAGGTCTGGACCACCAACGTACTGCGGCAGGCGGCCACCGAAGCGCTCGCCGCCGACCAGGCGGAGCTGGCGGTGCGGTGCCTCAGGCTGGCGTTGCACGCCTGTCCGGACGACAAAACGCGCACCGAGATCCGCCAGGTGCTGGCGAAGGTGGAGTGGCGCGCGAACCCGTCCGTGGCCGCCATGCACCTGGCCCCGCTGCACACCGCCCTGCGGGAAGGCAAGGTCACCGGCCGGGACGCGGTGGCCATCGTGCGACAGCTGCTCTGGCAAGGAGATCCGGGCGCCGAGGCCGCCACCATCGAGGTGCTCAACGACATCGACGGCTCGGCGGACAGCGAGCTGGCCGCCGAACTGCGGCTCGCCTACGAATGGGTGTACGGCTCGTCGCGACGGCTGCCCATCGCCGGCGACCGCGGTCCCGGCCAGTGGGTCCGCGATCTCAACGCGGTCGCCGGTGATCTGTGGACGAGGGCACGGGTCACGCTGAACACCGCGCTGACCCACGACAGCGAGCACGTGGTGCCGAGCGCCGAGCAACTGCTCCAGAGCTGCCCGCTCAGCGACAGCACACTCGAGGTCGCGGCCTGCGCGCTGCTCGCGCTGGTCTACGCGGGCCGCCCCGACCGCGCCGCCGTGTGGTGCGGCCAGTTCGCGCGCGAGGCCGCGCAGCGGGACGCCAACACCTGGCAGGCCGTGCTTGGCAGCATCCGCGCGGAGATCACGCTGCGGCAGGGCGATCCGGCGGGCGCGGCGAAACAGGCAAGGAGCGCGCTGGGCAGGCTGCCGGTGCAGAGCTGGGGCGTGGTCATCGGCTTGCCGCTGTCCACCCTGATGCTGGCCGAGACCGTGATCGGGGAAAGCGGTGAGGCGGACAGCCCGGCCAAGGTGGTGGTGCCGGACAACATGTTCGACACCGTGTTCGGCCTGCGCTACCTGCACGCCCGCGGCAGGCACCACCTGGCGGGAGGCAGGCTGCTCGCCGCGGCGAACGACTTCCAGGCCTGCGGTTCGCTGACCAAGGAGTGGAACCTCGACCTGCCGGCGCTGATCCCGTGGCGCAGCGGGCTCGCCGAAGCCCACCTGCGCACCGGACGGCGCCGCACCGCGAAGGACCTGGTCACCTCACAGCTTCAACGGCCGGGTGCGGACACCGCGCGCATCCAGGGCGTGTCACTGCGGGTGCTGGCCGCGGGAAGCGAGCTGGCGCACCGGCCGAAGCTGCTGCACAAAGCGGTCGAGTCCCTGCAGGAATCCGGCGACCGGCTCGAACTCGCGCGGGCGCTGGTCGACCTCGGCAGCGCCTACGAGGAGTTCGGGGAACGGCGGCGTGCCAAGAGCTTCACCCGCCGGGCGCTGCGGGAGGCGCGAGCCAGCAACGCGGAGGAGTTCATCAAGCAGGAGTCGGCCGCTGTCGTCGACGACACCCTGCCCGAGCCACCGGCCAACGGCCACGCCCCCACCCTCAGCGACGCCGAACGCCGGGTGGCCGAACTCGCCGCGCGCGGGCACACGAACCGGGAGATCAGCAGCCAGCTCCACATCACGGTGAGCACCGTGGAGCAGCACCTGACCCGGATCTACCGGAAACTGGGCGTCAGCGGCCGGAACCACCTGCAGAACAGCCGAGGCGCCGACGTCCGCTGA